From Medicago truncatula cultivar Jemalong A17 chromosome 7, MtrunA17r5.0-ANR, whole genome shotgun sequence, a single genomic window includes:
- the LOC11418127 gene encoding short integuments 2, mitochondrial: MGALKGLLKKGLGEMDFNTGGGLINWFPGHMAAATRAIRNRLKLADLVIEVRDARIPISSINSDLQPHLSLKRRVVALNKKDLANPNIMHKWVNYFESCKQDCIPINAHSKSSVTKLLELVELKLKEAISKEPTLLVMVVGVPNVGKSCLINSIHQIAHSRFPVQEKMKRAAVGPLPGVTQDIAGFKIANKPSIYVLDTPGVLVPSISDIETGLKLALAGSVKDSVVGEERIAQYLLAVLNTRGTPLHWKHINNRRVDGITYEAKENDRYNLKNLKQRRGSPNRSDIVYVEDVVVGVQNALYSTLAEFDGNVEDESDLENLIDQQFGTLQKALKIPHKASEARLMVSKKFLTLFRAGKLGPFILDDVPDAKPV; the protein is encoded by the exons atgggGGCATTGAAGGGGTTGTTGAAGAAAGGTTTAGGAGAAATGGACTTCAACACCGGCGGAGGACTCATCAATTGGttcccaggacacatggcagcCGCCACACGCGCCATCCGTAACCGGCTTAAACTTGCCGACCTCGTCATCGAAGTCAGAGACGCTCGTATTCCTATTTCCTCCATCAATTCTGATCTTCAACCTCACCTGTCGTTGAAACGACGTGTCGTTGCACTCAACAAAAAAGACTTAGCCAACCCCAACATCATGCAT AAATGGGTGAATTATTTTGAGTCGTGTAAGCAAGATTGCATTCCTATAAATGCTCATAGTAAAAGTTCTGTTACGAAGCTTCTGGAACTTGTGGAGTTGAAATTGAAGGAAGCGATTTCGAAGGAACCTACTTTACTTGTTATGGTGGTTGGTGTTCCTAATGTTGGCAAATCTTGTTTGATTAATTCCATTCATCAAATTGCACATTCTCGCTTTCCCG tgcaggagaagatgaagcgaGCTGCTGTGGGTCCACTACCTGGTGTCACTCAAGATATTGCAGGGTTTAAG ATAGCAAACAAGCCAAGCATATACGTACTAGATACCCCCGGGGTTCTGGTTCCAAGTATCTCAGACATAGAGACAGGGTTAAAGCTTGCTCTTGCAG GGTCTGTTAAAGATTCAGTGGTGGGTGAGGAGCGTATTGCTCAGTACTTATTGGCAGTTTTAAATACCCGGGGTACTCCACTTCACTGGAAACACATAAACAACAGGCGAGTTGATGGGATTACATATGAAGCCAAGGAAAATGATCGATACAACCTGAAAAATCTCAAGCAAAGGAGAGGTTCGCCTAATAGATCTGACATAGTATATGTGGAG GATGTTGTGGTGGGAGTTCAGAATGCACTCTATTCGACTCTAGCAGAATTCGACGGCAACGTAGAAGATGAGAGTGACTTGGAGAACCTGATTGACCAGCAGTTTGGTACACTGCAGAAGGCATTAAAGATACCTCACAAGGCTTCAGAAGCACGTTTAATGGTATCCAAAAAGTTCCTTACTCTATTCAGGGCTGGTAAACTAGGACCTTTTATTCTTGATGATGTCCCCGATGCCAAACCTGTATAA